The Pseudanabaena yagii GIHE-NHR1 genome segment AATTGAGGAGATTCGTTTAAGCACCAATATTCATATATTACCTTTAGATGCTCAACAAAGTCAGGATAACTTAATGGTTTAACAACATATCCTGCTGCGCCTAAGTCAAAACTAGCTTTGCGATCGCATTCTTCTTGAGAGGTAGTCAGGACGACTACAGGGATTCGCCGCCACTGAGGAGATTTTTTGATAATGGACAGAAACTCAAGCCCATTCATACGAGGCATATTGATATCTAGCAAAATCAGGGCAGGATGTGTTTGCGTTTGTTCTTTTAAAAACTGGAGAGCATCTTCTCCATCATTACTAACATGGAGGGGATTGTGGGCATTGATTTCCTTTAGACCTCGCTTGAGGATCATGATATCAATGAGACTATCTTCTACAAGTAAAATTGGATCGCAACTTCTCATTGTATTTTGTCCTCAATTGTTGAAACAGACTTGGGTAGAGTAAAGAAAAATGTGCTACCTTGCCCAACCTCCGACGTTACCCAAATTTTACCACCATTGATTTCGACAATTTTTTTGACAATGGCTAGCCCAACTCCTGTACTCTCGCTGGAATCTTGGGATGATAATGTTTGAAAAATCTGGAAAATCTTATCGAAATATTTAGCATCAATACCAATACCCGTATCACTGACATAAAACTGCCAGTAGCGATTTTTGGGAGTATGCCCAATCCAAATTTTTCCCTCTGGCTTACCAATGTACTTAACCGCATTACTCAGTAAGTTTTGAAAGATCTGTTGCATTTGGGTTTTGACAGCTATGACTGTAGGTAATTCCGTCTTGATGGCAACTTCGATACTGGAGGGTAAAGCAATCATATCCATTACGTCCTCTAGTAATTCTTGAAGATTAACAGCGCTTTTTTCCTCTTGCACCCGCCCCACACGGGAATATTGCAAAATGCCATCAATGAGATCGCTCATGCGCCGCACTCGTCCACCCAGTAACTGCAACATTTCTTGCCCTTCCTCATCAATGCGATCGCGGTAGTCTTGGCTTAACCAAGTAGCAATGGAAGCAATCCCACGTAAAGGAGCCTTGAGATCATGGGAGACGATATAGGCAAAGTCTTTCAGCTCTTGATTTGCCGTGGCAAGCTCGGACATGAGTTCGAGTTGCCGATTTTCAAAGCGTTTACGGTCAATGGCATGGTGAATTGCTCGCTCCAGCAAAATTGTACTGAGCATATGCCCCTTTTCGAGATAGTCCGATGCCCCACTTTTCATAGCTTGTTGATCAATGTCATGATCTCCAAGTCCTGTTAATAGCACAATTGGTTTATGGCAGCCGAGTTTGACTGCTTCTTGCAATAGTTCTAGACCATTCTCTTTGCCGAGTCGATAATCGAGTAGGTATACATCATGCTGATCTTTCGCGATTTCATCTAGCCCTGCCTGAAAGTTATCAACCCAATCTAGTTGGAAATTGAACTGCTCTGCATCGCTTAAAAAATCACGGGTAACAATGTAATCATCCTCGTCATCATCTACTAGTAAAACCTTGCACTTTTGTCGCGCCATGATGATTGGGTTAATTCCAAATAGAGATGAAAATCTATTTTTTGTCAGGTAATTCTACAATCTCAAACCAGTATTTGCCCAAAGCTTTAATAATCTGTACCATAGATTCAAAGATTACAGGTTTAGCAATGAACGAACTGACCCCGAGATCATAGGTGCGGAGGATATCTTCTTCTGCCTTGGAGGTAGTCAGTACTACGACAGGAATTTGTCTGAGGGCGGGATCAGATTTAATTTCTTTTAAGGCTTCCCGTCCATCTTTGCGGGGCATATTTAAGTCTAGTAAAATTAAACTAGGACGTGGGGCAACTTTGGGATCGCTATATTGACCTCGATGCCGCAAATAATCCATGAGTTCTTCTCCATCACATACAAAATGGAGATCGTTAGCGAGGCGATTTTCTTCTAGGGCATCTTGCATCAGCATTCGATCATCTTCATCGTCTTCAGCAACCAAAATTGTGACTGATTGTCCTTTTTTAGTCATAGTCTTCTACTGTAGCTTGTTTTAAGGGTAGGGTAATGATAAAGGTTGCGCCTTGGTCAATTTGGCTCTCGACTGTGATCATACCACCATGCCGTTCGACGATTTTTCGGCAGATGGCTAATCCGATGCCTGTACCTTCATAGGCATTTCGCCCATGCAAGCGTTGAAACATCTGAAAAATGCGATCGCTATATTTGGGATCGAGTCCGATGCCATTATCAATGACCCGAATCTCGTAAAAGTCATGATCGTCCTGTTGGATCATTTGCACAAGGATTTGAATAATTGGCGCAACATTGTCCTTACAGAATTTGATCGCATTACTGATCAGGTTTTGGAACAGTTGCCGCATTTGACTAGGATCTGCTTCGATCACTGGTAGAGGAGCGCAGACAATGGTTGTCCCTGTCTGCTCAACGCGCACCTCTAGATCAGAGAGAACTCCTTCTAGTACCTCATCAAGGGAAATGGGGACAAAGGATTGGGCTTTAGTGGTGATTCGTGAAAATGCTAATAGATCATTGATTAATACTTGAGCACGGTTAGCGGCATTGAGCATTCGCTCTAGATAATCTTTGCCTCTTTCATTGAGGACATCTCCATTTGTTGTTTTCAGGCGATCGCCAAAGGCTTGAATCTTGCGGAGTGGCTCCTGTAGGTCATGGGATGAGACATAGGCAAAGTCTTGTAACTCTCGGTTATTTAGCTCCAAACGTTCGGTTAAGAGACGCATTTCTTGCTCAGCACGTTTGCGATCGCTAATGTCTTGGCTAATTGATAAAAACTGCTGGGGATGCTCTGCTCCCTTGAGCAATGGCACGATGGTTGTATCAACCCAAAAAATAGAACCATCTTTGGCACGGTTACGGATATCAGAGCGCCAATCATGACCATTGATGATAGTTGTCCACAGAGCCGCAAAAAATTCTGGGGCATGATATCCAGAATTGAAGAGGCGATGATTTTGTCCAATCAACTCTTCTCGACTGTATTTAGAAACCTCACAAAATTTATCATTGACATAGGTAATCTCACCATTAATATTGGTGATGGCAACTATGGCACTGCGATCGAGCGCATATTTCATGTCTTGCAAATCCAGTAAGACTGCATCTAAATATCGATTTTTCTCCCGTAGTTCCAATTCCACAATTTCTAATTCCATCTCTTTGTAAGTCTTGACCTGTCCAAACACTTTGGCAAAGTTAGCCCCCAGAAATCCAATTTCATCATGAGGTAAATCTGGAAGTAGAAAGTCTTCGGTTTGGTTGCTTTGGGTGATGGCTTGATTGAGTTTAGCTAAGGGACGCAGTACTAATTTTTGGATGAGCCATCCTAGAAAGAGTAAGATAATAATCGTACCAACTGTCATTGTGATGGTCGAAGAGACAAAACTCCGCAATGTGTCTTGTTCCATCTTCGCGAGATCCATAATCGCGATCGCTACACCTCGTCTGCCTGAATTGCCAAATAACAAGCTACTAAAAGGTAAAATCTCGATGACGACAGGCTTCCCATTGAGAGTGGTACGAAGATGCACCTCATTACCTAATTGGGATGCTTGATTAACTGCCGAGACTAGGGATGGCTGAATATCAGCATAGCGATTACTGTTTATAAAGCTCTGACTATGGGCAATGATCATCCCATCAGGATCAACAATGGAAACTTCAACTACAGTTGGCAAAGTGGCATAGTTTTGGACAATACGGGCTAATAGTGATGCTTCCTTAATTTCAATTAATCCCTCAGAGGCAAATTCTAAGCCTCGCGTGATCGATTCGGCGCGTTGTTGTACCTGCTGCTCTAAGTCTCGTTTGAGGGAAGTGTAAGTTACCCATAATGTACCTAGCCCAATGATCACTAGGGATAGTCCGAACCCAACCAATAACTTGCGTGATAGATTTTGTTTAATCGGGGATGGCAGTTTTTTCACAGTTTTTCTATTAGTTGGGGATTAGGTTTCAGCAATTTAATAAAGAACCAGATTTTTTGTACTGCGGCAAAGCCAAGCTATAAAAAATCGGTTCCTTATTTTCTTTCGAGTCCCTAGCATTTTTATGCACATTGTTGCCGATGATTTTTAAGTATTATTGAGTTTACATTGCTTTGCATTTACTTAAAAGACTAAGCATTTGGGATAAATAACCAGCTTTTAATGGTGCGACTTTGCCACACTATTAAATCGTCGGCTAAGTAGCTAGGCGTAATTAAAAAAACAGAACCAAAACCTGTGGCGCACGCGCAGCGTGCGCCACAGGTTTTGGGGTTTTATATTTAATTGCACCCAGCTACTTAGTCGAAACC includes the following:
- a CDS encoding response regulator is translated as MRSCDPILLVEDSLIDIMILKRGLKEINAHNPLHVSNDGEDALQFLKEQTQTHPALILLDINMPRMNGLEFLSIIKKSPQWRRIPVVVLTTSQEECDRKASFDLGAAGYVVKPLSYPDFVEHLKVIYEYWCLNESPQLPH
- a CDS encoding sensor histidine kinase — protein: MARQKCKVLLVDDDEDDYIVTRDFLSDAEQFNFQLDWVDNFQAGLDEIAKDQHDVYLLDYRLGKENGLELLQEAVKLGCHKPIVLLTGLGDHDIDQQAMKSGASDYLEKGHMLSTILLERAIHHAIDRKRFENRQLELMSELATANQELKDFAYIVSHDLKAPLRGIASIATWLSQDYRDRIDEEGQEMLQLLGGRVRRMSDLIDGILQYSRVGRVQEEKSAVNLQELLEDVMDMIALPSSIEVAIKTELPTVIAVKTQMQQIFQNLLSNAVKYIGKPEGKIWIGHTPKNRYWQFYVSDTGIGIDAKYFDKIFQIFQTLSSQDSSESTGVGLAIVKKIVEINGGKIWVTSEVGQGSTFFFTLPKSVSTIEDKIQ
- a CDS encoding response regulator; this translates as MTKKGQSVTILVAEDDEDDRMLMQDALEENRLANDLHFVCDGEELMDYLRHRGQYSDPKVAPRPSLILLDLNMPRKDGREALKEIKSDPALRQIPVVVLTTSKAEEDILRTYDLGVSSFIAKPVIFESMVQIIKALGKYWFEIVELPDKK
- a CDS encoding sensor histidine kinase, translating into MKKLPSPIKQNLSRKLLVGFGLSLVIIGLGTLWVTYTSLKRDLEQQVQQRAESITRGLEFASEGLIEIKEASLLARIVQNYATLPTVVEVSIVDPDGMIIAHSQSFINSNRYADIQPSLVSAVNQASQLGNEVHLRTTLNGKPVVIEILPFSSLLFGNSGRRGVAIAIMDLAKMEQDTLRSFVSSTITMTVGTIIILLFLGWLIQKLVLRPLAKLNQAITQSNQTEDFLLPDLPHDEIGFLGANFAKVFGQVKTYKEMELEIVELELREKNRYLDAVLLDLQDMKYALDRSAIVAITNINGEITYVNDKFCEVSKYSREELIGQNHRLFNSGYHAPEFFAALWTTIINGHDWRSDIRNRAKDGSIFWVDTTIVPLLKGAEHPQQFLSISQDISDRKRAEQEMRLLTERLELNNRELQDFAYVSSHDLQEPLRKIQAFGDRLKTTNGDVLNERGKDYLERMLNAANRAQVLINDLLAFSRITTKAQSFVPISLDEVLEGVLSDLEVRVEQTGTTIVCAPLPVIEADPSQMRQLFQNLISNAIKFCKDNVAPIIQILVQMIQQDDHDFYEIRVIDNGIGLDPKYSDRIFQMFQRLHGRNAYEGTGIGLAICRKIVERHGGMITVESQIDQGATFIITLPLKQATVEDYD